The Leifsonia williamsii genome includes a region encoding these proteins:
- a CDS encoding FUSC family protein — protein MRNGLSWSWSLFLLGLVLALPAAVATPFDPSIGLGLAIGVIPAAANRLAPRRAGRWVTVLVGIVAAAAMTFGASLTRTPVLAVVAIFVIGLVAPLWATRSRAGALVVSLALPLTGIGLSFSSVGTTAVLGLLMIGGSVYAWLVSLAWPQRLPPVRQQAPPPGSRAALSYGVLLGCAGALAATTGYLLHLEHVGWVTGACLLVMRPTRSLLFLRTIGRAVSVTLGAFAAAAFSAWGPPDLVLAIAVVLVLGAATATHDSRWYVTPGFTTFIALSLILQGNGESPAGRFNERTLETLLGVGIALIFGWLVPAVLSRGESASVGAER, from the coding sequence ATGCGCAACGGGCTCAGCTGGTCCTGGTCCCTCTTCCTTCTCGGCCTCGTGCTGGCCCTCCCCGCGGCCGTCGCCACACCGTTCGACCCGTCGATCGGCCTCGGGCTCGCGATCGGCGTCATCCCCGCCGCCGCCAACCGGCTCGCGCCTCGACGAGCCGGGCGCTGGGTCACCGTCCTCGTCGGCATCGTCGCCGCCGCCGCCATGACCTTCGGCGCATCCCTCACGCGCACGCCCGTCCTCGCCGTGGTCGCGATCTTCGTGATCGGGCTCGTCGCCCCGCTCTGGGCCACGCGGAGCCGGGCCGGCGCGCTCGTCGTCTCACTCGCGCTCCCGCTCACCGGCATCGGGCTCAGCTTCAGCAGCGTCGGCACCACGGCCGTCCTGGGGCTGTTGATGATCGGCGGCTCCGTTTACGCCTGGCTGGTGTCGCTCGCGTGGCCGCAACGTCTTCCGCCGGTGCGTCAGCAAGCGCCCCCTCCAGGATCGCGCGCAGCGCTCAGCTACGGCGTCCTGCTGGGATGCGCCGGCGCGCTGGCGGCCACGACCGGCTACCTCCTGCATCTCGAGCACGTCGGATGGGTCACCGGCGCCTGCCTGCTCGTCATGCGGCCGACACGATCACTCCTGTTCCTCCGCACGATCGGCCGTGCCGTCTCGGTCACGCTGGGCGCCTTCGCCGCCGCGGCGTTCTCGGCCTGGGGGCCACCGGACCTCGTCCTAGCCATCGCGGTCGTCCTCGTCCTGGGAGCGGCGACGGCGACACACGACAGCCGCTGGTACGTCACCCCCGGCTTCACCACCTTCATCGCCCTCTCTCTGATACTTCAAGGCAATGGCGAATCACCCGCTGGGCGATTCAACGAGCGCACACTCGAGACGCTCCTCGGCGTCGGGATCGCGCTGATCTTCGGATGGCTTGTACCCGCAGTGCTCTCGCGTGGTGAATCAGCGTCCGTTGGAGCAGAAAGGTAG
- a CDS encoding MarR family winged helix-turn-helix transcriptional regulator: MAQRKSTNVSLLEMSADAPHLPTSRGAELALLLLDGFSERVDVVVAQLKEAGHVGATANHEFALRAVDAGAGTASDLGRALRVSKQAAAKAIASLEELGYVERRADPSDARRKRLVVTPRGWRCIASAPKRSTVSASKSRIIWVRKGSSSSRMR; encoded by the coding sequence TTGGCGCAGAGGAAGTCGACGAACGTCTCGCTGTTGGAGATGTCCGCTGACGCACCGCACCTTCCCACCAGTCGCGGGGCAGAGCTCGCGCTACTGCTCCTCGATGGATTCAGCGAGAGGGTCGATGTGGTCGTGGCCCAGCTGAAGGAGGCCGGACATGTCGGAGCCACCGCGAATCACGAGTTCGCCCTCCGGGCTGTCGACGCTGGTGCTGGCACGGCGTCGGACCTCGGCCGCGCCCTCCGTGTCTCCAAGCAAGCGGCGGCGAAGGCGATCGCATCGCTGGAAGAGCTCGGTTACGTCGAGCGGCGGGCCGACCCTTCCGATGCCCGGCGGAAGCGACTCGTTGTCACGCCGCGGGGATGGAGATGCATCGCATCGGCGCCGAAGCGTTCGACCGTCTCCGCGAGCAAATCGCGGATCATCTGGGTGCGGAAGGGCTCGAGCAGCTCGAGGATGCGCTGA
- a CDS encoding MFS transporter, whose amino-acid sequence MTDVSGAPVPATTRLGGPEAWLVWVLATIFVVWLFAIQTGYAVVSPEIQKSAALSLEQIGLAASIYTWVFAVVQFFSGALLDRFGSRPLLAIAVGFVTVGAFLYAGTTDFAVLALAQAVLAIGASFGFVGAGYVGGTWFQAARYGLMFGLVQAFASLGSAVGQPAILAFLQALSWQQLLVAFGCVGVLLVVLFVIFVRDPVRDPTTAGDAVPGPRRKNVLAQIFTELGRCFSNRQVVLAAALSAASFGTMLAVGTLWGPRIMEARGMSTAFATVLTAVAWLGLAIGAPVANIVSNRWGSRKRPAAIALALQGIAIALVIYLPTEVSGAALVLMFAVGLFSGAQMLGFTVAGESVDGSLIGSASAIVNGCCFIVSGLLTSIPSAFLPNTPELADYRSVLWLMPAVLAVGVVASLLLRERPRAHA is encoded by the coding sequence ATGACGGACGTGAGCGGGGCGCCGGTTCCGGCGACGACGCGGTTGGGCGGACCGGAAGCGTGGCTGGTGTGGGTGCTGGCGACCATCTTCGTGGTGTGGTTGTTCGCCATCCAGACCGGCTACGCCGTCGTGTCGCCGGAGATCCAGAAGTCCGCCGCGCTATCGCTGGAGCAGATCGGCCTGGCCGCGTCGATCTACACGTGGGTGTTCGCCGTCGTGCAGTTCTTCTCCGGCGCCCTGCTTGACCGGTTCGGCAGCCGGCCGCTGCTCGCGATCGCCGTCGGCTTCGTCACCGTCGGAGCGTTCCTCTATGCGGGGACGACGGACTTCGCCGTGCTCGCGCTCGCACAGGCCGTGCTGGCGATCGGGGCATCCTTCGGGTTCGTCGGTGCCGGCTACGTGGGTGGCACGTGGTTCCAGGCGGCGAGATACGGACTGATGTTCGGGCTGGTGCAGGCGTTCGCCTCGCTGGGTTCCGCGGTCGGGCAGCCGGCGATCCTCGCGTTCCTCCAAGCGCTCTCGTGGCAGCAGCTGCTGGTCGCTTTCGGCTGCGTGGGCGTGCTGCTGGTCGTGCTTTTCGTCATCTTCGTCCGCGACCCCGTGCGCGACCCCACGACGGCCGGAGACGCGGTGCCCGGTCCGCGGCGCAAGAACGTCTTGGCGCAGATCTTCACCGAGCTGGGGCGATGCTTCTCGAACCGGCAGGTCGTGCTCGCGGCGGCCCTCTCCGCGGCGTCCTTCGGCACCATGCTCGCCGTCGGCACGCTGTGGGGCCCGCGGATCATGGAAGCCCGGGGGATGTCGACCGCGTTCGCGACCGTGCTCACGGCCGTCGCGTGGCTGGGCCTGGCGATCGGCGCACCCGTGGCGAACATCGTCTCCAACCGGTGGGGGAGTCGGAAGCGCCCTGCCGCGATCGCGCTGGCCCTTCAGGGGATCGCGATCGCGCTGGTGATCTATCTGCCGACAGAGGTGTCCGGAGCGGCGCTGGTCCTGATGTTCGCAGTCGGCCTGTTCTCCGGTGCGCAGATGCTCGGATTCACGGTCGCCGGGGAGTCCGTCGACGGGAGTCTGATCGGCAGCGCGTCCGCGATCGTGAACGGGTGCTGCTTCATCGTCAGCGGCCTGCTGACGTCCATCCCGAGCGCGTTCCTCCCGAACACCCCGGAGCTCGCCGACTACCGGTCGGTGCTGTGGCTGATGCCGGCCGTCCTCGCCGTGGGGGTGGTGGCATCCCTGCTGCTGCGGGAACGTCCTCGGGCCCACGCGTGA
- the guaD gene encoding guanine deaminase: protein MVFYEAQHGGAGTHAVRGHIVTVKGDPFVEGDDDVLVDIADGLVIIENGLITAVGPYGELSDRLTADLHVDHYPDRIITAGFVDSHVHYVQTGIIGAFGAQLIDWLNEYTFVAEQRFSDPAYAAAVAKVFFDELLRNGTTTALAFAAVYPGSVDAFFQESLRRGTRMAAGKVLMDRNAPEALLDTPQSAYDDSKALIERWHGNGRNLYAVTPRFAPTSTQEELDVAATLRRETPGALMHTHVSENLGEIAWVRSLFPTSKGYLDVYDTSGLLGPGAVLAHGVHLTLAERIRVAETHSAVAHCPTSNLFLGSGLFHVHQAKNLHHNMTVGLGTDIGAGTSFSILSTMNEAYKVAQLTQYPLDSIKMLYLGTLGGAQALGIEDKVGSLEVGKEGDVIVLDPQATDLLAFRSAQVGSLEEQLFVLATMGDDRTVAATYVGGELAYSRDGHAA from the coding sequence ATGGTGTTCTACGAGGCGCAGCACGGAGGGGCGGGCACCCACGCGGTCCGCGGCCACATCGTCACCGTGAAGGGCGATCCGTTCGTCGAAGGCGACGACGACGTCCTCGTCGACATCGCCGACGGGCTGGTGATCATCGAGAACGGACTCATCACCGCCGTCGGCCCGTACGGCGAGCTCAGCGACCGGCTGACGGCGGACCTCCACGTCGACCACTACCCCGACCGGATCATCACCGCCGGGTTCGTCGACTCCCACGTCCACTACGTCCAGACGGGGATCATCGGCGCGTTCGGCGCGCAACTGATCGACTGGCTGAACGAGTACACGTTCGTCGCCGAGCAGCGCTTCTCCGACCCGGCCTACGCCGCCGCCGTCGCGAAGGTGTTCTTCGACGAGCTGCTGCGCAACGGCACGACCACCGCCCTGGCCTTCGCCGCCGTCTACCCCGGCTCGGTCGACGCCTTCTTCCAGGAGTCGCTGCGCCGCGGCACCCGCATGGCAGCCGGCAAGGTGCTCATGGACCGCAACGCCCCGGAGGCGCTGCTGGACACCCCGCAGTCGGCGTACGACGACTCCAAGGCGCTCATCGAACGCTGGCACGGCAACGGCCGCAACCTCTACGCCGTCACCCCGAGGTTCGCGCCGACCAGCACGCAGGAAGAGCTCGACGTGGCCGCGACGCTCCGTCGGGAGACGCCGGGTGCGCTGATGCACACGCACGTTTCGGAGAACCTCGGGGAGATCGCCTGGGTGCGCTCCCTCTTCCCCACGAGCAAGGGCTACCTCGACGTGTACGACACCTCCGGCCTGCTCGGTCCGGGAGCCGTCCTCGCGCACGGCGTGCACCTCACCCTTGCCGAGCGGATCAGGGTCGCGGAGACGCACTCCGCCGTGGCCCACTGCCCGACGTCGAACCTGTTCCTGGGCAGTGGGCTGTTCCACGTCCACCAGGCCAAGAACCTGCACCACAACATGACTGTCGGGCTCGGCACCGACATCGGCGCCGGAACCAGCTTCTCGATCCTCTCCACCATGAACGAGGCGTACAAGGTCGCCCAGCTCACCCAGTACCCGCTGGACTCGATCAAGATGCTCTACCTCGGCACTCTCGGCGGCGCACAGGCCCTCGGCATCGAGGACAAGGTCGGGTCGCTGGAGGTCGGCAAAGAGGGGGACGTGATCGTCCTCGATCCGCAGGCCACCGACCTGCTCGCATTCCGCAGCGCCCAGGTCGGATCACTGGAGGAGCAACTGTTCGTGCTCGCCACGATGGGCGACGACCGCACCGTCGCCGCCACCTACGTCGGCGGCGAACTCGCATACTCGCGCGACGGCCACGCGGCCTGA